One Prolixibacteraceae bacterium DNA segment encodes these proteins:
- a CDS encoding IS4 family transposase gives MQYIYSNELQNQYRMNDKDFTRNRKLKFPKILLFLMNRITKTLSIEIDNIIGVFNKDKKLKTDDHFTKSAFVQSRKKIDYKVFDVLSKKLTDEFYTDNTYKKWHKFRVLAVDGSLLTLPNTKELMEVFGSNQPHTKEPIIQGRVSLLYDVLNGFVIDSTLQPLSRTERDLAIDHIKHATPGDLILYDRGYPSFDMMYQHKKRDIDFLFRVQTNFNKETKEFLNSTDKTKLIELSPSITCLKEKGYTGDETIIVRMNKVVLPNGTVEILISSLLDKDEYRNNIFKDLYFKRWNVEIFYNELKNKLKVGNFSGNSEQVILQDFYSTIFVSNIQTLLIEEINDELKEQKGTKKYNYKVNNNVSYGILKNRIIEIFFTEQEMSKTIFQIKELLKKHTIPIRPNRKNERDTRKFDNRKRPKTLTNQRDAI, from the coding sequence TGAATTACAGAATCAATATAGAATGAACGACAAAGATTTTACAAGAAATAGAAAATTAAAATTCCCGAAAATACTTCTCTTTTTAATGAATAGAATTACCAAGACACTATCTATTGAAATTGATAATATCATTGGTGTATTTAACAAAGACAAAAAACTTAAAACAGATGATCATTTTACCAAGAGTGCATTTGTTCAAAGCAGAAAAAAGATTGATTACAAGGTGTTTGATGTTTTATCAAAGAAACTTACTGATGAATTTTATACTGATAATACTTATAAGAAATGGCATAAGTTTAGAGTCCTTGCAGTAGATGGATCGCTTCTAACTCTACCCAATACCAAAGAGTTAATGGAAGTCTTTGGATCTAATCAACCACATACAAAAGAACCTATTATTCAGGGAAGAGTTTCTTTATTATATGATGTATTAAATGGATTTGTTATTGATTCAACACTTCAGCCACTTTCTAGAACAGAACGAGATTTAGCGATTGATCATATAAAGCATGCAACTCCTGGTGATCTTATTTTATATGACAGAGGCTATCCTTCTTTTGATATGATGTATCAACATAAGAAAAGGGATATTGACTTTCTTTTTCGAGTTCAAACGAACTTTAATAAAGAAACAAAAGAGTTTTTGAATAGTACGGATAAAACAAAGTTGATTGAATTATCTCCAAGTATAACATGTTTAAAAGAAAAAGGTTACACTGGTGATGAAACTATCATTGTACGCATGAATAAAGTTGTGTTGCCAAATGGCACTGTTGAAATTCTTATAAGTTCTCTTCTTGATAAAGATGAGTATAGAAATAACATATTTAAAGACCTGTATTTCAAGAGATGGAATGTGGAGATTTTTTATAATGAATTGAAGAATAAACTGAAGGTTGGAAACTTTTCAGGGAACTCAGAACAAGTGATATTACAAGATTTTTATTCCACCATTTTTGTTAGCAATATCCAAACCTTATTAATCGAAGAGATTAATGATGAATTAAAAGAACAGAAAGGGACTAAAAAATACAATTACAAAGTAAACAATAATGTATCCTATGGAATCTTGAAGAATAGAATCATTGAGATATTCTTTACAGAACAAGAAATGTCCAAAACGATATTTCAGATTAAAGAACTATTAAAAAAACACACAATTCCTATACGACCGAATAGAAAAAATGAGCGAGACACTAGAAAATTTGATAACAGAAAACGTCCAAAAACACTTACGAATCAAAGAGATGCAATATAA